CTGGGCGTGCGAGGCATAGTCACTTCGCATCAAGGCCCATGAGACCGGGGAATTTCAAGCCCCTGCCTCCTGGGCCTTCGTGCTGGTCGCTGTTCTCTCGCCCGTGGAAACTCTTGCTCGGATTGAACGGTCTTTGCAGCCCATTCAATCGGAGTCCGTATCACACCCCATTCAATCCGGGGCCGTATCCGTATGGAACGGCCCCGGTCCCCCCGCGGACACCCCACGGCGGCAGAACGCCGGGAAAGCCCGTGAAGGCTTCCCCGGCGCGACGGCTGGCAGATCAGCGTGAAACGAAGTTGATCAGCAGCGCCAGCAGCATGAAAAAGCCGCCCAGCGCACTGGTGATCCGCACCAGACCACCCTCGACCCCACGCCCGCCCAGCAGCGAACCGCCGGACGCCATGCTGGCCGACAGACCCGCCTGCTTGGGCACCTGCAGAAGAACGAAGAACACCAGCGCCACGCACACCAGCGCGAACAGAACAAGGAACAGGTTCAGAATCATGATTGACCTCGGAAGTCGGCGATCCCGGCGCGCATGATCATGCACGTGCGCCGGCCACCGGTCTGAACGCAGTGTATCAGGCGCGCCCCGCCCCTCCCCCACCCACCCCGCCCGCAGCGGAAATCAGCGGCGTTTCAACTTCCGGTAACCTCGCCGCACCCCATGATCGGGCCGCACCCCGTCAGCGATCAGGTGCAACCACTGACTCAGGTAATACCCCAGCCCGAATGGCGCGAGCACCTCGGCACTCAGCTGCGGCACGGGCGGCAGGGTCAGGTCCGGCATCACGAACCGCAGCAGTCCGGCCACGAGCGCGATCATCACCGCCAGATACGCCAGCCGCGTGAGCGGCCCCAGCACCCAGGTGTGGGACAGGCCCCGGTGACTGAACATCATCCCGTACGGCACCCACAGGAACCCCAGCAGCCCCCAGTGCCGCTTGCTGTCCACCCGCCCCTCGGCCAGATCCAGGTCCGGCGAGAGCAGGAACGTCCCGGCCGCGAAGGCCAGCGTGAAATTCAGGCCCTGGGTGGAGCTCACGCTCAGCAGGCCCCGCCGGGTGGCAACCAGCGCCCCCGCCGCCAGCACGCTGTACGCCGCGATATTGATGAGGTTATGAACACGTCCGCTTGGCACGCGCGTCATTGTGCCACCGCGGAGCGTCCACGCGGACACCTGATGCGGACTCCGATTGAATGGGCTGCAAAGCCCGCTGGGTCCGAGCGAAGCGAGTGGGAGCAAAGCGGGTTCCGGACGTGGAGGCGGCAATCCGGTGAAGTTCCGGATTGTTGGCGAAACAAACGGCAGTCCGTATGATACGGACTCCGCTTGAGTGGCTTGCACCGCCGCCGGGTCCGA
This window of the Deinococcus depolymerans genome carries:
- the secG gene encoding preprotein translocase subunit SecG — its product is MILNLFLVLFALVCVALVFFVLLQVPKQAGLSASMASGGSLLGGRGVEGGLVRITSALGGFFMLLALLINFVSR
- a CDS encoding metal-binding protein produces the protein MTRVPSGRVHNLINIAAYSVLAAGALVATRRGLLSVSSTQGLNFTLAFAAGTFLLSPDLDLAEGRVDSKRHWGLLGFLWVPYGMMFSHRGLSHTWVLGPLTRLAYLAVMIALVAGLLRFVMPDLTLPPVPQLSAEVLAPFGLGYYLSQWLHLIADGVRPDHGVRRGYRKLKRR